The nucleotide window acccacctttttttttttctatctttaCGACCTGTAAATTTGTCTGtatgatataaaaaaaaaaaaaaacattttatgagATACCACACGTTCTAGAAACTTGAAAAATTACAGAGAAAATGATCAAtgtgtccctttttttttgttcgaaaattttcaatttctttgatTTGCATATTTGCGCGTCATCGAAGCTGGCTTCTCGCTGCCCCCGACACCGCCGTCGTCGACGTCGAGCGACAGCGAAGGAAGTCTATCGCCAGAAAGAGAAGCTGCCTCTCCCAAATCGGAAGCATCAGGCAGCGAAAACGGAACTAGAAGATTAAATCAGGCCGGACGCGTTCTCTTAACCACCAAGCCATTACCTGACCCGTTCGGCAGCGGAAGCAGCCGCCATCCTATCAATAGCCCTCTGATCAGCTACCAACCTGTAATTGAAAATCGTGAATTGAAtcaaaacattattttaatcccaaaaaaaattaaatttatttttaacttgtAGAAAGGTTCGACTGGAGTGCTTCAACTGACGGAGGAGGAGAAAAGAACGCTATTATCTGAAGGCTATCCGGTACCGACACGGTTGCCGCTTACGAAAGCCGAAGAAAAGTCGTTGAAAAAAATTCGCcgtaaaatcaaaaacaaaatctcaGCTCAAGAGTCGCGtcggaaaaagaaagagtacATGGACACGCTtgaggtaaaaacaaaaatttgttatttaaatGTAGGTATATATTCGGGGCGGTTGGAGGGTGGTATATATACGTAGTttatgcagtcaatgaaggGCGTGTGCTAATTTTTTTGCCCGCCCTCTCGATGACAGAGACGAGCTCAAGTGCTGGCCGACGAAAACAGCGACTATCGCCAGCGGCTTCACAAGTTGGAGACGGACAATGCGGCCCTTCAGCTTCAACTGACGCGCCTCAAGCACCTCTGTAGTAAGCGATCGAACATCGTGGATCTAAACTCTCATCAGATGGACGAAATGGTAATGTGAATAGATATTGTCTACGATTGTGATGGACAGCCGTAATGGAACTCAGACATTTCGTTTACATTATGTATAGTCTATACCTATTAAAGAAGTCGATGACTGCTTTTCAACTAGAGGCTAAATGTTGGTGACTGACAGATGAAATGAGCCTGTCAAATCATTCCGTCCGTTTTTGGGGTAAATCGATTTTTTCGTTTCTACATTAAACACTTTCTCTTGTATTGATGCAGACATGTGATTTATTTGCATAGAGTAGGAAATACCTGATACTCCGTTGCACATCTGTAATAGCTagtctttaaaaaacaaaatgttccGATTTTAGACGTCGATCCTGATTTTTGGCATTGCGCTCCCCTCATGTGCGCGCCATCGGCTATTACGGCGACGGAATTCATACATTTCCTATTCTTattatagaagaagaaaaaagaaaaggggggggggagctgTTGCAAATTTTGCTTAGCTGGATTATGTTTTTTAAGACTAGCGCGTGCAATCGGTTCACGCCAAAATAACGTCGATCAGTTCTCATGTTTATTCACGTTCTCGACACCTTAAACGTTGTTGTTCCACCACTGTTTGTTTTCCCcgtgtttgtttttctaaaattGAGGCATTGAATACGGTGACTGGTTTAAAATATTGTGTGCTGTTCTACATATTTTGAcccgtgtgttttttttgtttgcgtgtgtttgttttgaattgcggttgatttcattttttcacatGGGATTCTTGAACTTTCATCGGTTATATTTGGGATCATGTAGCTCTCATCGTCGcgtttcattcattttttcccccgtttcgtttgaaatttctgttcctttcttttttgttcttaaATGTATCGTTTGTTTCAGGACACGCATTATTATTACACGATTGATtgcttttttttacaaatgtggatttaaatatttaatttttacctATTTTTGGATTGCGTGAAACACGTtggggaaaatgaaaacgaagcGTAAGTTAAATCAAAGACAAGACAACGTTAAGGGCTTGATGATTgatgattcattttcttttctcacaACAGGCAGGGACTACATGGGAAAACGATGGCCTGATAATGCTGCAGATTTTCTTGAATTATTGTCTCTTAACTTCTTTGTTTCATACTAAAACTGGGATGACATtcaaatcgtaaaaaaaaaatttgtttttataaCTTTTAGAGAATTTCAAGGGCTTAAAtgagacgaaagaaaaataataagatgTTGTGGAAAATGCGGCTGAGCTCATAGTCGCATGGCTGAATGAAACGTGTGACTTACCGCTACCTACCAACAGCACGTAACGTTGAAATGCACGTGATTACATCcattgcattttatttttttatgtgtacaaCCATAAAATCTTTAGACTAATAAGCTTTCTGCGACTTAATGTGACTAGAAAagtatgtattttttttttaattatgcGTCAACCTGAAATCTTGATTAATAAAACAGTAGTTTATTAAGGCACTGATAAAAGTGATGAACTTCTGCCAACCTGCGATCCTGCAACGCAGGATGACTGAAACGCATATTTCTCACAATTACATTCCAAGTTGACGGTTGGTAAAAAACATTCAACTAGAAAAAGCCTTGCATACCCTGAAAATATACCATCTGTCGAAAAATATTGAAAGCACCGATTTTTACTTTGAGGTCTTCACGTTTCCGGCAACTATTAACATTCCGAAAAGAAcaaacccctttttttctttttcttcctaaGTTGCAAGCAAGTCGTAAATTTTAAAGGCAAGGGGTTTTCTTGTAAACAACAGGTGTGCATCACGTTCCGTGTACTCAATGGCTGCACACAGTGCACGTCCAACGGTGGCCCACTCACTGCAATGCGCACTGTATCCTTGAAATTTGAAGGAAATTTTAATTTCACAAGCCATAGTTGATTTGATTCAGGCATTTAAGACATAAGTCTTAATCTTATAGTTAGGTTGGACGCAATGCACGGGGAAAGGGATTTAtaatttgaaagaaacaaagatgATATTGTTTTAGCAGCTAAATCTGTAAAAagtgtaataaaaaaatacgtaattgaaacaaacaaatacacCGTCAGGCTTTTTCGGGGTTCCCCCGTTTTTTTCAAGAGGCCAAattatgaaaatttttttaaaatttcttctATCCTCACAGCCAATTCATGTACCGTAATTACCTATTGCGTATACCCTACGGCCTACCAATTAGagtgttaaaaataaaataaaaaatgtagcAATGAATTTCATGAAATTATAAACCAGTTACCGAGATCCTGCCTTCGAGTCTAGAATGATAAAAGGGGAATAGAGATTGCAGACTCGACACGCAATAAGTTTCCGATACAGTATGCGTAATACGCACGTTACAGACTTCCGCCCAAGGACACAGAGCACCCTAACTCGGTATAGAATTTCGTAACCTCTCAATCGCAAGTTTAATACAACTATCGCCATCTAACGAGAAAGATCATTACCTCTTGTCGTTTCGTGATTCAATTCCGATTAAAGTGTTGGTTTGAAACATATTTAAGTTTTGGTAAGGGTACAACGTTTACCTACCTCACGTTCATCTAATAAAAATTCACACTCACGCTCTACTCTTGCTGCCGCCCATCCAACTcatccgacaacacgaacTGATATTATTCTTGTTTATAGTTTTGGTGATGGTTCTTCGTAGGACCAGCTCATTATGCAAAGCTAAACGTTGCACCTTTGTAATGAAGGGTGAGTCTTGTACTACGTTGGGTGATTTAAGAGACGTCACATTATGAATAATAAATTCTCTGGCTACAGTTTTTATTCTTCCTGCCAAAGGATTTCAAAGTAGTTCTATACTAAGCGTATTACATATCGTGCAGTGGTTGGTGGTATAACcacagcttttttttttcaacagtgAATCGTACggaaattttttgtctttgaaaATAGTTCTTAAATAACTAGCTAGCCTTTctgaaggggaaaaaaattctattttctAAGTCAGTCCAATTACCGACGTTtccttttccaattttgtggTACAAATTGTAGGTTGCCATTGTTTCAGAGCCGTTTTGAAATGAATTTAGGAAGTGAAATGACAAAATTGTGTGCTTACCAAATCCATTCAGTTTCAACTTCAGTGACATTTATTGCTTGTATACGTATAAATATTGTGCTCACCTACCGTGCTTAAAAAGAGTTTTCTAGCCCACAGTTCTAGTCCTAGACCGTTTCTGACTGTCAAAAATTGAAGAGCTTCATTGCAATTTGCAATTGATATTTTATCAGTTATTTGGTCGAATGCTTACTACGGCGTTAAAATTAATCGCAATGAACAAAACTTTGTCCAATCGCCGCTAGTGGCGCGAGCTCCATTCAACTAGTATTCGCTCATGAATCATGGGATGACAAAGCAAAAGCAGCTGCGGCTGTcgaagaaggaaagaaaaaaaaatcatgccAATttctagggctcggccccgcgacgatcgggtacgattttggccgaaccgcgcggttcctttttttaaaaaggccaaaccggtgcggttcggtttatcaatttttgggaACCGATCGCACCGCGGTTTGTTGAGTCATaccgcggttcttacgggtcacaccgcggttttaggaAAAACGGTTTTAGGAATATTCTATTTGCGTatcgctttttcttttggtttcgaGATGCACGACAACGCCCACTTCCCCTCTTGCGTCTAGACGATTATTAGCCGTTCAGCGTAACAGCTCGCCATAATCAAACAGCCAGCAGTATAAAGCAAGTTTTAGGTCCATACGGCACACTTTAAATCtatgcatttattttttaatatacgCGTTAGAATTAGCTCATTTCTAGTCCATACTTCAATGACTTCCAATGACCCCTTAACAACAAATCTATAATTAGTTGTCAAGTGCCATATGAATAATGtgacataaaaaataatgttcaTGGCTTTTGGCTCTATGATCAAGTTAATGagtgtaaaaaacaaacaaacagatgTTCTACATCATATTTAAGGAAACATTAAATTTTCCATGCAGTAATGCCAAAATGAATGAGTCCGCGCATCGTTTATTATCCGTCACACGGATGTAGGAGTGGGATGCGCAGTGAAAACAAGATcatcttttaaattcaaaataaaatatttcccTCAACTTATAGTAAtttcaaatcatttgaaaaatgtttgttaaAACATCAACTTTAATTAAAACCAATTACAAAAGGATTTAActcgaaaatatttttcaaacttgAAGTTAACGAGGAATTTGAAGGGCCGCTACCAGCCGTCAAGTGCTTCAATAAATAAAGCCCAAACCGATATTCCCAATTAATCCAACAGAGTTTCAGAATCTTCCATATTCATTATCAATCCCCAATTGATCTTGAATATTCTTCATCGAACTCAATCAAATCTCAAACTTCCCAAACTTCAAAAAtggaatatttttccaagTACTTTGCTTTCCTCCACTGGATGATGTATCTCCTAGATCTTCTCCGCGTCATTACAAGGACAGAACCCAGAACGGAGTCTACCGACACCGAGGCTGTTGACGTGTCCGAGGAGAACACGGAACCAACGCCGGTGGTAACCCAGAACGTTGACGCATCCCAACAAACGGACGACGCGTTTGAAACCCAGATTCAAAAGGCCCGCGAAGAAGAACTGATTAAAGAGATTTCTGATTTAAAAGACCAACTTCAAACGGCGCACCGCGTTAGCGGTGTATCGAGACGAAAGGCCGACAAACTCGCGTGGGATCTTGGCATCTTTGAATCAAAATACCATCTGGACATTGCGGAGCTAACGAGGAAAAGGTCAGATGAAATCATCCGCAAGGAGATTGAAACCATGAAATTTCAAGACGAATACGACAATCGAATCTTTGACTTGGAACTGACCAACACCCAACAGATGCAACGTATTCTAGAATTGGAGATGGAACAAACTAGTCGTCGACAGCAGCGCGATCCTGTGTGTGACAAGCGATCTGGCGAGCTCGAAGCTTCTGTTGCGAAAATCGAGAGCGTTCAACAACATCTTTCTTCCATAGACGTTGTCACAGAGTACGCAAAATGGACTATAAACTACGTCCTGGAACAGGTTAAGGTAGAAATCCCTTCTGCGGCTAGCGAGAGTTCACAACCCGACGATGAGAAGGAACGAATGATCGAAGACACGCAAACCATCAAGTGCGAAATGGAAACAGTCAAGTTAGAACTGGAGGACGCGAAGGAGCGACTGATCAAAGAAACGCAAACCTTCAAGTGCGAAATGGAGTCTGTCAAGGTAGAACTCGAGGACGCGAAGGAGCGACTGATCAAAGACACTCAAACCATCAAGTGCGAAATGGAGTCTGTCAAGGTAAAACTCGTGAATGCGAAGGAAACCATTGCCGAGTTGGAACAATGTAAGAACCGTTTGATCGCTACTGAGTCGCAAATGAAGACGATCACTGAAGGCAAAGACGCCCTTTTGGCTTTGAAAGACGCGGAATTGAAACAATTgcgaaaatcggccaaacagGTTCAGCGTAAATCTGAAGTGAAGACCCGAGATGTTGGATGCGACACGGAGGACCTTCCTCAGCCCGTGAAGGCCAAAGGAATAGATGTTGGATGCTGCACGGACGATTTCCCTCAACTTGTGAAGCCTAAAAGTCGAGACGTTTCGTGCGACACTGATGATCTTCCATCACTTCCTGAGGCTGGAAAAAAAGACGTTGGATGTGGCATCGATGACCTTGCACCCCTTGCCGCTGCCAAAGAAATCCAAGGAGCGTCTGCCGATGAAGGGAAACAATCAGTTGATGAAAGTGAGAGACTTACAGAATTTCGGGAGGTTTcgtctagaaagaaaaaggccaaacTTCAGGCTGAAGCAGCAGCTAAAAAGGAGGAACGTGCACCCGAAAAGGACAAGACTCCAGCGGAGTTGGTATCGATTTACGAAACTGTGATGGACGTTATTTCTCCATCACAATTTCCTCCGCTGTCCGGCAAAAGGCCCCCAGGTCAACCTGCCGCTGATGTCAGACCTGCCCGACAACCTGCCGCTGATGTCAGACCTGCACGACAACCTGCCACTGATGTCAGACCTGCACGACAACCTGCCGCTGATGTCAGACGTGCACGAAAACCTGCCGCTGATGTCAAACCTGCACGACAACCTGCTGCTGATGTACAACCACCAGTTGTTTTCCAGTCAGCTGATTACAGATATAAACAAAAGCCGATCGAAGGTTACTCAGTCAACCTGTCCGAAGGCCAAACATCGGTTCATCCGCCAGCTCGACCCCAAGCGAAGGCTACGCCAACTGCTGCGCCAACTGTCGCTCCTGAGAAGGAGAAGGCTGCCACAGCTAAACCAGCTGCCAGTTTCGCCATTGTTTCTGGAGAAATTCCACAATTGCAAAGTGCGGATAAATTGGTACTCTTGGACATTCATTACAGAAACTACGGTCGTATTGTGGGACGAGGAGGTGAAAATGTCAGACGCCTGGAGGAGACTCACGGAGTCATGATGACCTTAGTCCAAAACCAAAATGCTCTCCAATTTTACAACTTGAAAATATCAGGAGGGAGTCCCGCAAAACGTCGAGCTGCCGCACAAGAAGTTATCGAAGGTCTGCCGGTGACAATCGAGTGTTCTAACGTCGACTTAAGGCAACTCCGTCATCTAAAAATGCGAAGTTCCGAGACTGAATTCTTCGTCTCCGTCAGACGCCCGATGTCACGTGATGAGAAACTACAACTCTCAGGCCGAATAAACGACTGCCGAAAAGCTTTCGACCTTCTCGTTAACGGGAGAGATCCGCGGCCATCCCCCAAATAAATCCCGCATATCTCACATTTTTTACCCTCCACATGCAGTTAATGTATGactttcaaaaacaaaacaaatgtgttaatttttttttttaactaccCGTTTGAAGTGCAAATCTACCTGAGCTGATCGTATGGAATGGATGAAAAGTCGTTTAACGTTTGGGCTTGAAGCTTTGGGAGTATCTTGTTTCGATGTGATGATGGAAGCGTTCATGGAGTTGCAGCTTTATGTATTCCATGAATGCCTAAATCATCACTGAGTTACGAGGTGATTCCTGGGCTGAGCTCTTACGTAAACGACATGACATCCACGACATTCGGTCAGTTTCAGTATGGATTTGTTCTTCAAACGGTAGTTGGGGTGACTCATTTGGATTTATTCTCtgactttttcttgttttatgagatcaaaaaataaaaattttctttgaacTAATTCAGATAGATGGCGGCAAAAGTCGTTTACGTGCTGAGGTTGAAGCTTGGGAGTATCTTGTGTATTTATCACTGAATAGACAAGATGACTTCTGGTTAAGCCTCCATGTGAACGTCTAATGTCCTTGATATTTGGTTAGTTTTGGGATgctgaacaaaaacaaaaactgttgtctgtttttattattattactatatTGATTCTCGGTGTTTTCTATTTCATCAATGGTGAAGAACATAGAGCACGTACAGGAAATTAGGGACAATCTGGCCGTCTCTCAATTCCATGTGAGGAATATGGGGGAGGAGTTTGACTCTTACACAACACTAACGTTCAGTTGCAAACCGCTAGATGTCGCAAGCAGCTAGACACATCCAGTAAATCTTTACCTCCTTTGATTTTCCATAACAAATATACAAACCAAGTCTCTTACGCAATTATTGATTGAGAAAAGTCCTAAACGGAAGCTTTTCAATagcttttcaatttcaagttaGAATATAGAGATTGGAAATATTTTACATTGATCCACCATCACTTTGactttaaaacattttatttcgtCCATGGCCGAATTGAAAACATTATCCCCGGCCTTTGATAAAACATAAACGAATGCCTAGATGAGGAAGAAGCACATACTTAATGTGCAGGGGGAAATTTCATTACAGCTTTTAGACGGGCGCTGCACGTTGCAAATCTggcgagaaaaaaacaaatacgaGAGAAAGCATTAAGAACATGGAAATCGGTGCTGTGCCCAGCTTTCTACGAGGAAATGAACCAATCGTATACGCacgaaacgtaaaaaaaaaaaaatgaaaccgTAACAACTCGCCAGTGTTTATATTACAGCAGTCGCACTCTTTAATCCCATTTTTCTACGTCATATCCAAGTGGGTATTTATTTAGCCAAGCGGCTcgatacatttaaaaaactgtGCCACGGAGTCGAAAAGACTTGGAATTATTTAAACTGTTGGCTGTTACAGACGTGCTATAACGAAGTGACGTCATGTGCCAGACTGCTCTATGATTCATTGATATGCGAACAGCGAAATGGCGATCAAATCTCCACACAAGGACAAGGCATTTGCACTTAAATGAGGCCTTTTGATTTATATTTGCAGTGACTTGTTTCTGTTGCGAACACAACCAACTATACGTCGTATAGTATGGTGGCGGTTCGCACCGGTTTGACGAATTCGAAACcgagaaccgcaccgaagtcaaaaacggctaaaccgaACCGACGGTTTGGTGATTTCTGGCCGCTAAACCGCGGTTCGCCCCGATCGAAaacgatcggggccgagccctaccaATTTCCGTATCGCGGGTGACGCATTGGAACTAGCCGCTGCATATTTTTGGTAGTTACCGGTAAAATATAGGgaatgttgttgttgattgaaCTAGTTTCTCGATCCAACACAAACAGTGAAAAGGTGGTATGACCATTATATCCAAATAACAAATTGTTATCCAGCAACATATTTCCAACTGTGATTGTTTTACGAATGTCGTGATGCTTTTCAGCGCCGGTCAAGACAGGGACTTACAAGCCCGTGTTCAACTCATAACGCGGGTAAGCAAGAGTGTCACCAAGGATTTTCAGCAAAAAAGATAATTGTTTCTATTAAATTGCACCATTTCTGTACATTAGGTTCGTTCGTTACAACCGACCGACCATGTTTTACCAACGCCTTACTTTCAAATGGACCCAACTCAGGGGACCATTATTTTGGGAAATAATCGGTTCTTTCATTTGGATAACATACTACCATTTGATTGTCCACAACAGGCGATCTTCAAGGGCTATGTTGAACCAGTTGTTAATGCCTGCTTTGATGGTTTTTCATTATATTAATCTATCCTAAAGGAAACTTTTCCCTAATCACcattcatttaaaaaagggtTCAATATAACTGTGATTGCATATGGCCAAACTGGATCGGGTAAAACCTTTACAATATTTGGCCCTGGATTACTCTACACCATGAATGAATCTGATTTTGGTATGGTTCCCCGAACTGTTCGTAATCTCTTCTACAAAGCCAAGGTAAAGATACAGTCTCATTTCATGtaagttttattttcaatgttttttttataggaaTACCCTGGCAGACAGATCTCTATCCAAGCAAGCTACTTAGAAATTTATGATGAAGAAATTCGTGATCTCCTGAGTATGGAACCATTTCATGGTGAAATTACTGTGCAAGAAGACCAAAATGTATAGTGAGAAACTGTAACAATGCCAAAAATATTGTAGCTATGTCAtattcaaaatattttaggGAGAAACTATAATCACTGGTGCAACACGCATGGAATGCCAAACCATTGATGATGTCTTTAGCTGCTTGGAAACAGGTTTAGCGTTAAGACACACTGGGCCAATGTTAAATCAACTTTCCAGTAAATCCCATGGAATTTTCACTCTTTACATGCAGCAGGCATGGACACAAggttcttattttttttttcctattcccttcttttacatttttttattacactACTTCTTGTTTTAAATACTCCGGCATCAGATGGTTGTTTGTACGAAGTATGTTCCAAACTTCATTTTGTTGATTTGGCTGGTTCGGAGAGGCTTGGACTAGG belongs to Daphnia magna isolate NIES linkage group LG1, ASM2063170v1.1, whole genome shotgun sequence and includes:
- the LOC123466997 gene encoding neurofilament medium polypeptide-like, producing MEYFSKYFAFLHWMMYLLDLLRVITRTEPRTESTDTEAVDVSEENTEPTPVVTQNVDASQQTDDAFETQIQKAREEELIKEISDLKDQLQTAHRVSGVSRRKADKLAWDLGIFESKYHLDIAELTRKRSDEIIRKEIETMKFQDEYDNRIFDLELTNTQQMQRILELEMEQTSRRQQRDPVCDKRSGELEASVAKIESVQQHLSSIDVVTEYAKWTINYVLEQVKVEIPSAASESSQPDDEKERMIEDTQTIKCEMETVKLELEDAKERLIKETQTFKCEMESVKVELEDAKERLIKDTQTIKCEMESVKVKLVNAKETIAELEQCKNRLIATESQMKTITEGKDALLALKDAELKQLRKSAKQVQRKSEVKTRDVGCDTEDLPQPVKAKGIDVGCCTDDFPQLVKPKSRDVSCDTDDLPSLPEAGKKDVGCGIDDLAPLAAAKEIQGASADEGKQSVDESERLTEFREVSSRKKKAKLQAEAAAKKEERAPEKDKTPAELVSIYETVMDVISPSQFPPLSGKRPPGQPAADVRPARQPAADVRPARQPATDVRPARQPAADVRRARKPAADVKPARQPAADVQPPVVFQSADYRYKQKPIEGYSVNLSEGQTSVHPPARPQAKATPTAAPTVAPEKEKAATAKPAASFAIVSGEIPQLQSADKLVLLDIHYRNYGRIVGRGGENVRRLEETHGVMMTLVQNQNALQFYNLKISGGSPAKRRAAAQEVIEGLPVTIECSNVDLRQLRHLKMRSSETEFFVSVRRPMSRDEKLQLSGRINDCRKAFDLLVNGRDPRPSPK
- the LOC116930210 gene encoding cyclic AMP response element-binding protein A isoform X2, which encodes MSMVVELQDTESYEHADWPTGLSFSLMPVEDDGNDDLSASDTGMVVLHDRLITDTTNKVLINPVRRYASRAHPNSSFYTEASLMNSKDNTSTFNITIGSRGEVEISEDTDSSTGIGNPFCDPLSLGVKTEPTSPRPASPSTFIDAQFDLKNSRSESRKRSISFSSTSCNRERPTAKTKAVPANSRLMLTRVANTSCSNKSAGFSLPPTPPSSTSSDSEGSLSPEREAASPKSEASGSENGTRRLNQAGRVLLTTKPLPDPFGSGSSRHPINSPLISYQPKGSTGVLQLTEEEKRTLLSEGYPVPTRLPLTKAEEKSLKKIRRKIKNKISAQESRRKKKEYMDTLERRAQVLADENSDYRQRLHKLETDNAALQLQLTRLKHLCSKRSNIVDLNSHQMDEMSIPIKEVDDCFSTRG